In Patagioenas fasciata isolate bPatFas1 chromosome 11, bPatFas1.hap1, whole genome shotgun sequence, the genomic stretch ccaagcagcagagagagggagatgtgtctgcaccttccatatcgaagaaagggagggggagagaggggggtttgcattctgccacagtctcaggcgcctgggtccccccgccgTACTGTCCCTGGGCAATTCTGCGTCACTATGGGTCACAGTTATGGGTCACAAGGGGTTGTTATGGGTCACACTTGCgggtcctggatgcctgggtcccccctccgaCTGCGCAGGGGTAGGGCCATCGTGCTGGTGTTGTTGGTGGCGGCGTGTGCGCCATTCCCAGTATGGACTGGTTTgtgctggggggaactgggagggactggcgGGTTATACTGGGGAACAGGGGGAGGACATTGGGTGACGCTGGTTCCACTGTTACACACACTGACACATTGTTACACATGGACACACACCCTGTTACACACACACTGTTACACATGGACACACATCCCATTACACATGGACACACACCctattaaacacacacacatcagactgtgttacacacacacacagttacaCACGAACACACACCCTGCTACACACACATCACACcctgttacacacacacacacactgttacacacacacatcacaccctgttacacacacacacacactgttacacacacacatcacaccctgttacacacacatacactgtTACACACGAACACACGCACTGTTACACACACACATCACACCCCGTTGTCCACCCCTGGGTCTCACCAGAATCTCGCGCATGACCACCGCCACATGGTGGGGGGGAAAGGGCGTGGTCACAGCCTCACCATCCCAGGTCACACAGCCCTGAGGCCACGCCCACCCCATTGAGCTTCCATGAAGCTCCACCCCCTGTGACCCCGCCCACTCTGCAGCATGCCCTCCCAAGCCCCTCCCATCCTCAGGCCCTGCCCTCCGGGGGCTCCAACCCCAGTTGAGTTTCTGCCCCTGCTGGCCCCGCCCCCCTCACAGCACGGGTCCCGCGGGGCCGCAGCCCATTGGCCAGAACCTTCACCTCCCATGTCGGGGTGGAAACCTGGCAGAAATGCAGCACCACGCCTTGTCCAGAACACTGTTTATTGTGGGCGGGGTTACTCCGTGAGGGGCGGGATCTCCACGGCCCCGCCCAGCTCAGGCCCCACCTCCTCGAGCCGCCCTGCCCCCCGCAGCAGCCGGAAGTAGCGGGGGCGGCGCCGGGACAGGAACACGCTCAGTTTGCCGGGGATGCGGTGCTCGGGCTCTGCCCCTGGGGTCACGGGGGGAGGGAAGGACACGGGGTCAGAGTTggggacccacaagtgccccatagagacctaAACCTGCCCCTTAACCCCCACAACTGCCTCACAGCagcccataagtgccccatagcaaccccaaagtgccccatagaccctccaaaatcccccaaactgccccatagtgacccctaAGTGTCCCACAGATTCCCCCTAGTGCCCTAtaactgccccataacccccacagTGCCCGTTACAGTCTTACTCAgcacctggcactgccccacagTGACCCATAAACCTTCATatcccccccaaaccaccacatAGTGACCCATAAATCCCCCATAGTTACCCACAGTTGCCTGATAACCCATCCCCCAAACTGCTTCACAGTGACCTCCAAGTGCCTCATAGAAACCCATAaatgccccacagggacccataagTGCCCTATAAAtgcccccaagtgccccataaaccccccagGCCGCCCTGTAATGACCCCAAGCTGCCTCATAGtgactccccagtgccccatagagacccataagtgaatCATAGAgatccccaagtgccccccaatTGCCCCATATCCCCCAAACTGCCCCACACTGATCAAAAGCGCCCAATAGTGACCCATAACAGCCCCACAGTGACCCATAGCTGCTGCACAGCGCCCCCGGAGTCTCACCCAGCGCCCTGCacagccccatagtgacccataatcCCCCACAGGGTCCCCAAACTGCCCCATAGTGGCCCCATAGTGATCCCaagtgccccacagtgcccccTGCAGGCTcacccagcaccctgcacagcccCTCCACAGTGTCTCTGGCTGCTGGGATGTCCCCCGGGGtccccaccagctgctccagctcaccCAGCCCATACCCGAAGTCCGTCTGGTCCAGCTCcaccctcagccccgcccccagccctgccccccggCGCCATGTGACAAAGGACGCCGTGGGGCGCAGGCCCAGGGGACGCAGGGCGGCGCTCACGCTGCTCCACGGACATGACGGGACCCCCAGGATGGAGCAGAGCGTGGGCAGCACCTGCTGGTCGCCCCACAGCTCGCGGTACGCGGTGCTGGGCGGCATGCGGGCAGCGCTATGGGGTACttgaggggggacatggggcggtTGTGGGGAAATATGGAGTGGTTGGGGCTCAGTATGAGGTGGTTTGGGTGGACTATGGGACACTTGCGGGGCACTATGAGGTGATCTGGGGAGGTCATGGGGCAGTTTGGGGTCAGTACAGGGCACTTGGGGGTCAGTATGTGGTGGGCTGGGGGTggtatggggcacttgggggtcacgataGGGGGATTTGGGATCAATATGGGccacttgggggtcactatggggcagtCTGGGGTTGTTATGGGATGGCTTGGTGTTGCTATGGGGTATATGGAGGTCAGTatagggtggtttgggggggataCGGGGCAGCTCAGGGGgcttatggggcacttgggggtcagtATGGGGCAGCTCAGGGGGTTTATGGGGCAGTTGGGGGTCAGtatggggtgatttggggtcactatggggtttgggggggttctgcGGGGGCTCACAGTTGCTGTTgggcagctgtgggtcactgcaGGTCACTTGTGCATCTTCATTAATCACATGTAGGCCACTCTGGGTCACCTGTGGGTCAATCTCAGTCACTTGTAGGTCACTCTCAGCCACTTGTGGTTTGCCGTAGGTCACTTGTATGTCACTGTCAGCCACTTGTAGGTCGCTGTGGGTCatttgtgggtctctatggggctgcaGGTCACTCTGGCTCACCTGTGCGTCACTCTCAGCCACTGGTAGGTCACTGTCAGTCACGTGTGGGCCACTCTCACCCACTTGTGGGTCGCTGTGCGTCACTTCAAGGTCACCCTCAGTCACTTGTAGGTCACTTCCAGTGACTTCTAGGTTGCTGTTGCTCACTTGTGGAGTGCTCCCAGCCATTCGTGGGTCAATCTCTGCCATTTGTGGGTTGCTGTTGCTCACTTGTGGGTCATTGCCAGTCCCATGTGGGTCATTATGGGGCAGCTTGAGctgccagccctgtccctgccgaTGCCGCAGCCACACGTCTCGCAAGCCCAGGGGTGCACCGGGGCCATCAAAGTAGCAGTCGCGGAAGGGGGGGCTTGGGGGTAGCATGTGGGGCAGAGTGTGGGGCAGCCCACCAGCCAGAAGTGCCGCCAGTGCCGCCTCCACCTTGGGCCCCACTGCGAACTTGACCTCGACCTCGATGGGgtcagagggacctggggggagagagtggggaggTTGGGAGGAGCTGCACCATAGGGACCGACAGATCAACCCCAGTgctcccacagggacccataaGTGTCCCACAGATCGCCCCAAGTGCCTCATACTGACACATAAGTGCCCCATATAGATTCACAAGTGACACCAAGAGCCCCATAGCAACCCATaaatgacccagagcgacccataagtgactcacagagccccccagccccagagTGACCCATAAGAGTCCCACAgacaccccccccacaccccgggACGCCTACAGttccccatagagacccccaaaTGCCCTCCAAGGACCCACATGTGGCTCCTAGGCCCACCAAGTGCCCCCGAGTGACCTCCcagcgccccatagcgccccacagacgcccctctttcccacaattCCCCGCAGCACCTGCCTCTCCCGTCTCCATGGCGACCAGAGAAcccgggggggggcggcgggaaaGGTCGAGGGCGCCGCAAAGAATTGTGGGAGGAGCCGCCCCGGGTACGCTCGCACAGCGGGGAGGGCCCCGCGcaagggggcgtggcctgagcGGGAGGCCCCTGAAGGTCCAGCCTGACCCCCAAGCCCGCCATTTGCAGCCCGTTTCGAGCCTTTTTTACCTCATATCGCCACCTCCAGCCCAGCCGCAGCTCCTCCATTTCCCTCCGGAGGGCTGAAAACCTCACCCCGACCCAAACCCAGTGCTTAATTAAGGGGGAGAGGGTCTTCAATAATGAAGGAAGAGTTAGTAAAGAGCGGTAATTGGCGCTTTCCCGCGGCGGCCGACTGGAAAAATGGCGGAAAGCCGCTGCGCATGCGCGGTTGCGACATAAAGACGACGGCGCATGCGTGGAAGCGGTTCTTGGCACGGCGCGCATGCGCAGAAAGTAAAAgtgagagcaggaggggaagggcGGACGTACGGGCGGGAGCTGGGCATGCGCAGTGCGGGAAGTGAGGGCGGGAGGGAAGGGACAGGCGGGAAGTGAGGGAAAACCggggagaaatgggaaaaaacggtgaaaatggggggaaaacagGAGTGAATTGGGGAGAAATCGGGGAAATTTGGGTAAACTCCGGGGATAATTAGGACAAAATGAGAGAAAACTGGTGGAATTTGGGGAAATCAGTGGAAAAGTGAGAACATTTCGGATGaaatctggggaaaaaacaaGGAAATTTGGGGACAATGAGGTAAAAATTGATGAGAAATCGGGCAAAAAAAACAAGGAAATCGGAGCAATGCAAAAGGAATTTGTAGAAAATTGGGGGGCATTTGGAGAAAGTAGGGGAAAAATTAAGAAATTTGGGGAGATTGGGGGAAAACTGaggaaatgggaagaaaattTTGGAAAATTGGGGAACTGGAGAAATTTTTGGGGAATGGAGCAAATTTGGAGGAACATAGTGGAAATTTAGGAAAATCAAGGGGAACCTGAAGAAAATTGGGAGGATTAtagcaggaaaacaaagaaatttaGGGAATATTGGGGGAAATTTGGGAATTTTGAGGAATATTGGgagaaaattttggaaaaaatgagGGGAAATCAGGGAAAATGAGGACATTTGGGGTTGAAGAGATGAAAACTTTTGGGAAAATAGTCAAAAATTAGGGAAATCAGAGGGAAAACTGAAGAAATTTGGGAGAAAATTAGAGAAGAAACCAAAGGAATCGAGGGAAAATAGGGGAAGAGCTGAAAAATCAGGGAAAACTGGAGGAAATTGGGGTAAAATTTGGAAAACCCAGGGAAAAATGAGGACTTTGGGGGAAAAGGAAGCAAATTTGGGTgaaaaagggagaaacttggggaCATCAAGGGAAAAGTGAAGAAATTGTGGGGAAAACAGGGAAAAACGAGTAGACAATATGGGGAAATTTGGGAAAGATTATGGAAAACTGAGGACATTTGGGGAAATCACGGAAAACCTGGTGCAACTCATGGAAACTGCTGCTAAATTTGGGTGAAAACCCGCAGATCTTGGTCAAAAAAAGGCCTTCAGAGGCTCCATGTCCCTGCACGCTCTCTATCTCTCTCCCCGCCTCCCAtctggccccgcccctcccctggCCCCACCCCTTTCGTGGGCCTGCCCCCGGCTCTGTGCTGTGCCACTTCCAGCAATAGAGCGATtcaaaggggggggggggaggtagAAAAGGGGGCGTGGCCCGGGCTGCAAGGGCTGTGAAGGAGGCGGAGCCACACAAGGTGTGACCCCCCGCGTGACATGGGGGGAGGGGTTTCGGTGTCCATAGGGGTTGTACCAGGAGGTGGGTCTGGTGCCGCGCCTGCGGAGGGAAAGGGGCGTGGTCAGAGAGGGCGGGGTCGCAGGAGTGTGGCCGATGGAGTAGGGCCAACAGGAACCTGGAGGGAAAGTTACTTCTggaactggaggaaagcaaatgtcactcctgtgttcaaaaaaggcaagaaggaggacccgggtaactctagaccggtcagcctcacctccatccctgggaaactgatggaacaacttatccttggtgccatctcaaggcacatcagggataagagggtcatttaGGGGcggtcaacatggcttcaccaaggggaagtcgtgcttgaccaacctcattgacttttatgaggacataacaagatggatggatgatggcagagcggtggacgtgatctaccttgacttgagtaggcatttgacactgtctgcacagcatcctcacagctaaactgagggagtgcggtctggatgaccgggtagtcaggtggactgtgaactggctgaagggaagaagccagagagttgtggtcaatggggcagagtccagttggaggcctggatctagtgcagtacctcaggggtcagtacttggaccagtactattcaatatattcatcaacaacttgaatgagggaacagagtgactgtgaGCAAgttgtttgctgatgacaccaagctgggaggagtgactgacactggaagctgtgctgccatccagagacctggacaggctggagggctgggcggggaagaatttaatgaaatagaacaagggcaagtgtagagtcttgaatctgggcaggaacaaccccaggttccagtataagttggggaatgacctattagagagcagtgtaggggaaaaggacctgggggtcctggggacagcagggtgaccatgagccagcactgggcccttgtggccaggaaggccaatggtacctgggatgggttagaagggggtggtcagtaggtcagagaggttctcctgcccgtctacactgccctggggagaccacacctggaatatcgtgtccagttgtggcccctcaattccagaaggacaggaaactgctggagagagtccagtacagccacgaagatgctgaaggcagtggagcatctcccgtgtgaggaaaggctgaggaagctggggctctggagctggagaagaggagactgaggggggactcattcatggggatcaatatggaaagggggagtgtcaggaggatggagccaggctcttctcggtgacaagcagtgataggacaaggggcaatgggtgcaaactggaacacaggaggttccacttaaagatgagaagaaacttgttcctggtgagggtgtcagagcctggcccaggctgcccagggagattgtggagtctccttctctgcagacattcaaacccgcctggacaccttcccgtgtaacctcatctgggtgttcctgctccatggggggattgcactggatgagctttccaggtcccttccaacccctgacattctgtgattgttaaGCTCCTGAACTGTAACTCTGAGTTACATCACCTTTCCTAGATCATCAGGGTTGTTCTGAGATCTCCTTTTCCACTTGCAAACAGGAGCTTGTGTCCAGGCTGTGCCCTGCAAATGGTCAGATTTCTGTAGGGCCAGAGTGACTGTACAGAgcgtgggatggggtctgtgagcactgacagggaaaagacatgggacagggaaacacctc encodes the following:
- the LOC136106243 gene encoding uncharacterized protein isoform X2; translation: MLPPSPPFRDCYFDGPGAPLGLRDVWLRHRQGQGWQLKLPHNDPHGTGNDPQVSNSNPQMAEIDPRMAGSTPQVSNSNLEVTGSDLQVTEGDLEVTHSDPQVGESGPHVTDSDLPVAESDAQVSQSDLQPHRDPQMTHSDLQVADSDIQVTYGKPQVAESDLQVTEIDPQVTQSGLHVINEDAQVTCSDPQLPNSNCEPPQNPPKPHSDPKSPHTDPQLPHKPPELPHTDPQVPHKPPELPRIPPKPPYTDLHIPHSNTKPSHNNPRLPHSDPQVAHIDPKSPYRDPQVPHTTPSPPHTDPQVPCTDPKLPHDLPRSPHSAPQVSHSPPKPPHTEPQPLHISPQPPHVPPQVPHSAARMPPSTAYRELWGDQQVLPTLCSILGVPSCPWSSVSAALRPLGLRPTASFVTWRRGAGLGAGLRVELDQTDFGYGLGELEQLVGTPGDIPAARDTVEGLCRVLGAEPEHRIPGKLSVFLSRRRPRYFRLLRGAGRLEEVGPELGGAVEIPPLTE
- the LOC136106243 gene encoding uncharacterized protein isoform X3, which produces METGEAGPSDPIEVEVKFAVGPKVEAALAALLAGGLPHTLPHMLPPSPPFRDCYFDGPGAPLGLRDVWLRHRQGQGWQLKLPHNDPHGTGNDPQVSNSNPQMAEIDPRMAGSTPQVSNSNLEVTGSDLQVTEGDLEVTHSDPQVGESGPHVTDSDLPVAESDAQVSQSDLQPHRDPQMTHSDLQVADSDIQVTYGKPQVAESDLQVTEIDPQVTQSGLHVINEDAQVTCSDPQLPNSNWAEPEHRIPGKLSVFLSRRRPRYFRLLRGAGRLEEVGPELGGAVEIPPLTE
- the LOC136106243 gene encoding uncharacterized protein isoform X1; the encoded protein is METGEAGPSDPIEVEVKFAVGPKVEAALAALLAGGLPHTLPHMLPPSPPFRDCYFDGPGAPLGLRDVWLRHRQGQGWQLKLPHNDPHGTGNDPQVSNSNPQMAEIDPRMAGSTPQVSNSNLEVTGSDLQVTEGDLEVTHSDPQVGESGPHVTDSDLPVAESDAQVSQSDLQPHRDPQMTHSDLQVADSDIQVTYGKPQVAESDLQVTEIDPQVTQSGLHVINEDAQVTCSDPQLPNSNCEPPQNPPKPHSDPKSPHTDPQLPHKPPELPHTDPQVPHKPPELPRIPPKPPYTDLHIPHSNTKPSHNNPRLPHSDPQVAHIDPKSPYRDPQVPHTTPSPPHTDPQVPCTDPKLPHDLPRSPHSAPQVSHSPPKPPHTEPQPLHISPQPPHVPPQVPHSAARMPPSTAYRELWGDQQVLPTLCSILGVPSCPWSSVSAALRPLGLRPTASFVTWRRGAGLGAGLRVELDQTDFGYGLGELEQLVGTPGDIPAARDTVEGLCRVLGAEPEHRIPGKLSVFLSRRRPRYFRLLRGAGRLEEVGPELGGAVEIPPLTE